The Arcanobacterium pinnipediorum genome includes a region encoding these proteins:
- a CDS encoding ABC transporter ATP-binding protein, with protein sequence MSKKNEAVSFETEDLPQATSGVPIVEVSDLHVRFPSEDGSVHAVRGVNFSVNSGEVLGIVGESGSGKSVTSMAIMGLLDQSAQVEGSVKLHGTEVLGRSDSYMSQVRGKTVAMVFQDPLSALTPVYTIGDQIVEALKVHNPSLSDNECRERAIELLTMVGIPNPEIRVKSFPHEFSGGMRQRAMIAMAIANKPELIIADEPTTALDVTIQAQILDVLRRAQHELGAAVIMITHDLGVVAGIADKVAVMYAGRVVESGSVDEIFYHSAMPYTIGLLGSLPRLDSRKEYQLAAVEGNPPSMLYEPTGCPFAARCPVAQPACLDGEPVLADVRSSDSTAHRVACKRAEEIRDDSRKYTDIYPLPAAVPPPFEGSREDREEVLRIEGMTRYFPLMKGSVFRRQVGTVHAVDGIDLDIRAGETLGLVGESGSGKTTTLMQVLDLVKPQNGKIVVMGEDTKDLKRSDRKRIRKDLQVVFQDPMASLDPRFPVFDIIAEPLRYGGWKKEDIPARVEELMTMVGLEPAHVNRYPRNFSGGQRQRIGIARALALEPKLLILDEPVSALDVSIQAGVINLLDELRSKMSLSYLFVAHDLSVIRHIADRVAVMYLGKIVEVGDVEAVFEHPQHPYTQALLSAIPIPDPHKERNRDRIILEGDLPSPANPPKGCRFVTRCPLYKTLSDGEKAKCEAKHPDLQILDDDHKAACYYPRALKLF encoded by the coding sequence ATGAGTAAGAAAAACGAAGCAGTATCGTTTGAGACCGAAGATCTTCCTCAAGCTACTAGCGGTGTACCGATTGTTGAAGTCTCTGATCTGCATGTGCGTTTCCCATCCGAAGATGGTTCAGTCCATGCAGTTCGTGGGGTCAACTTCTCAGTTAACTCCGGTGAAGTTCTGGGCATCGTCGGTGAGTCAGGTTCTGGTAAGTCGGTTACGTCGATGGCCATTATGGGCCTACTTGACCAATCTGCCCAAGTAGAAGGTTCAGTAAAGCTCCACGGCACTGAAGTTCTCGGCCGCTCAGATTCCTACATGTCACAGGTGCGTGGCAAGACTGTTGCGATGGTCTTCCAAGATCCGCTTTCAGCTCTGACACCGGTCTACACAATTGGTGATCAGATTGTTGAAGCTCTCAAAGTTCACAATCCGTCACTATCGGATAACGAATGTCGCGAACGCGCTATTGAGCTATTGACGATGGTCGGTATTCCAAATCCGGAAATTCGCGTCAAGTCTTTCCCGCATGAATTCTCCGGTGGTATGCGTCAGCGTGCGATGATTGCCATGGCTATTGCAAACAAGCCAGAGCTCATTATTGCCGACGAACCTACAACCGCACTTGACGTAACTATCCAGGCTCAGATTCTCGACGTGTTGCGCAGAGCACAACATGAACTTGGTGCTGCAGTTATTATGATTACCCACGATCTTGGTGTGGTTGCTGGAATTGCAGATAAAGTTGCTGTGATGTACGCCGGACGTGTGGTCGAATCTGGTTCTGTTGATGAGATTTTCTATCACTCGGCTATGCCTTACACCATCGGTTTGCTTGGTTCGTTACCGCGATTGGATTCGCGTAAAGAGTACCAGCTTGCTGCAGTTGAAGGTAATCCGCCTTCGATGCTCTATGAACCAACGGGTTGCCCATTCGCTGCGCGTTGCCCGGTGGCTCAACCGGCATGTCTTGATGGCGAACCCGTTCTAGCCGATGTGCGCAGTTCTGATAGCACCGCCCATCGTGTGGCCTGTAAGCGTGCCGAAGAAATCCGTGATGATTCGCGCAAGTACACTGATATCTATCCACTTCCGGCAGCGGTACCACCGCCGTTTGAAGGTTCGCGTGAAGATCGCGAAGAGGTTTTGCGAATTGAAGGCATGACGCGCTACTTCCCGTTGATGAAGGGATCAGTGTTCCGCCGCCAAGTTGGTACAGTTCACGCTGTTGATGGTATCGATCTTGATATCCGTGCCGGTGAAACCCTTGGACTTGTCGGTGAATCCGGTTCGGGTAAAACAACTACTTTGATGCAGGTCCTCGATCTCGTCAAGCCACAAAACGGCAAGATCGTCGTGATGGGTGAAGATACCAAAGATCTCAAGCGTAGTGATCGCAAGCGTATCCGCAAAGATCTTCAAGTTGTTTTCCAAGATCCAATGGCTTCCCTTGACCCACGATTCCCGGTATTCGATATCATCGCCGAACCGTTGCGTTATGGTGGCTGGAAGAAAGAAGACATTCCAGCTCGAGTTGAAGAACTGATGACGATGGTTGGTTTGGAACCAGCCCACGTTAATCGCTATCCACGCAACTTCTCCGGCGGTCAGCGCCAGCGCATCGGTATTGCGCGAGCCTTGGCACTGGAACCAAAGTTACTGATTCTTGACGAACCAGTTTCTGCACTGGATGTCTCCATCCAAGCTGGTGTCATTAATCTACTTGACGAATTGCGCTCGAAGATGTCGTTGTCATACTTGTTTGTGGCACACGATCTTTCGGTGATCCGCCATATCGCTGATCGCGTTGCGGTTATGTACTTGGGTAAAATCGTCGAAGTTGGTGATGTGGAAGCAGTTTTTGAACATCCGCAACATCCTTACACTCAAGCTTTGCTCTCGGCGATCCCGATTCCAGATCCGCATAAGGAACGAAACCGCGACCGAATTATCCTTGAAGGCGATTTGCCTTCACCGGCAAATCCACCAAAGGGTTGCCGTTTTGTTACGCGGTGCCCGCTGTATAAGACGCTTTCGGATGGCGAAAAGGCCAAGTGTGAAGCAAAGCATCCTGATCTTCAGATCTTAGACGATGACCACAAAGCAGCGTGCTACTATCCGCGAGCACTCAAGCTTTTCTAG
- a CDS encoding ABC transporter ATP-binding protein has product MVAQFFRTIYTMRSPKVTNLQKKRDSSVISRTYEVGPQPKTWPQFLEFKATPNADHNSVLWSTLKANRGLLLGAFVMSVLMFVGGALIPWALGIFLDSGLEKGLTASLIPGGLLLSGVILVRALGSFSEPVLVASWMRGDFGWRRDIVGHISTIRGGGREHIPSGEIVAAVTSDTQKIGNFLYGVPATAAAALSFIVISVMMLRTNIGLGLIIVIGLPIAIFLMSLLIKPLHKRLSANREERGKLTTLASDAVVGLRVLRGVGGEDTYNERYRDQSEHVMNTGIRAAFVQAILGALTTAVPAIFTVVVISIGLWDVYDGELTYGELVAFFGYTVYLSVPVSAATQFLQVFADARVGARRVSRIMNATALTSDAGLDPNVAQPRWEGVTLTDQTSGISISPGKVSVIVSAQPEKSAQLAQRLARTDDAHPISAHWNDSAGSHTIDLTDIAVDKVRQAIVFSGATAQLFQGRLRSNLAGAYAERPLPRLVGAQMRATGDGSGSAQREHNPHPHTPSEHTLDAALSVADAHDIVLGLKDGLDDYIAERGRSLSGGQRQRIALARALVTQAPILIAVEPTSAVDSHTEMRIARALHERRSGKTTVIVSVSPIMLHQSDEVIVLNPDGSLRLRGTYAEVIADDYVHAIVHRGQEDLEDNHA; this is encoded by the coding sequence ATGGTTGCTCAGTTTTTTCGTACCATCTATACGATGCGCTCACCGAAGGTAACGAATCTGCAGAAAAAACGTGACTCCTCTGTGATCTCTCGCACCTACGAGGTAGGGCCACAACCTAAGACTTGGCCGCAATTCCTTGAATTTAAGGCAACTCCGAATGCCGATCACAACTCGGTGCTGTGGTCCACCCTCAAAGCCAACCGCGGGCTGTTACTTGGAGCATTCGTTATGTCGGTGCTGATGTTTGTTGGCGGCGCACTCATACCGTGGGCACTAGGTATCTTTTTAGACTCCGGACTCGAAAAAGGCTTAACTGCATCCTTGATCCCTGGCGGACTACTGCTCAGTGGTGTCATTTTGGTGCGGGCTCTAGGTTCCTTCAGTGAGCCGGTGCTTGTCGCGTCATGGATGCGCGGTGACTTCGGCTGGCGTCGCGATATCGTTGGCCACATTTCAACCATACGTGGCGGTGGACGCGAACACATTCCGTCTGGTGAAATAGTTGCTGCGGTGACCTCCGATACCCAAAAAATCGGTAACTTTCTCTACGGTGTGCCTGCTACAGCAGCCGCTGCACTATCGTTCATCGTTATCTCGGTGATGATGCTACGCACTAATATCGGTCTCGGTCTTATTATCGTCATCGGCCTTCCGATAGCGATCTTTCTTATGTCGCTACTCATTAAACCTCTCCACAAGCGCTTGAGCGCCAATCGTGAAGAGCGCGGAAAACTCACCACCCTTGCCTCCGATGCCGTAGTGGGATTACGTGTGCTACGCGGAGTAGGGGGAGAAGATACCTACAATGAGCGCTACCGCGACCAATCAGAACACGTGATGAACACTGGAATCCGTGCCGCCTTCGTCCAAGCGATCTTGGGCGCATTGACCACCGCAGTACCTGCGATCTTCACCGTCGTCGTCATTTCTATAGGACTGTGGGATGTCTACGATGGGGAATTAACTTACGGAGAACTCGTCGCATTCTTCGGATACACCGTCTACCTATCGGTCCCGGTCTCGGCGGCAACTCAGTTTTTACAAGTGTTTGCCGATGCGCGCGTCGGGGCGCGACGAGTTAGCCGAATAATGAACGCCACCGCGCTCACCAGCGATGCTGGTCTCGATCCGAACGTGGCACAACCGCGTTGGGAAGGTGTCACGCTCACCGATCAAACGTCTGGTATTTCTATATCGCCGGGAAAGGTGAGCGTTATCGTCAGTGCCCAGCCAGAAAAGTCAGCCCAACTCGCGCAACGGTTAGCGCGCACCGACGACGCGCACCCTATTAGCGCCCACTGGAATGATTCCGCCGGCAGCCACACTATCGATTTAACAGACATAGCCGTGGATAAAGTGCGCCAAGCCATCGTCTTTTCCGGTGCCACTGCACAACTTTTCCAAGGTCGGTTACGCTCTAATCTTGCCGGTGCCTACGCCGAACGGCCGCTGCCGCGCCTGGTTGGCGCACAAATGCGTGCAACCGGAGACGGTTCGGGCAGCGCCCAGCGCGAGCACAATCCTCACCCACATACCCCGAGCGAACACACCTTAGACGCTGCACTGAGTGTAGCCGACGCCCACGATATCGTCCTGGGTCTCAAGGACGGCCTCGATGATTATATTGCTGAACGCGGCCGATCGTTGTCTGGAGGCCAGCGCCAACGAATTGCCTTAGCGCGCGCTCTGGTCACCCAAGCTCCGATTCTTATCGCCGTCGAACCAACATCAGCTGTCGATTCGCACACCGAGATGCGTATCGCTCGAGCCCTTCACGAACGACGCAGCGGGAAAACCACCGTAATAGTGTCAGTTTCGCCGATTATGTTGCACCAGTCAGATGAGGTGATCGTACTTAACCCTGACGGTTCGCTGCGATTGCGCGGAACCTACGCAGAGGTGATCGCTGATGACTACGTCCACGCTATTGTTCATCGTGGGCAAGAAGATCTTGAGGACAACCACGCATGA
- a CDS encoding ABC transporter ATP-binding protein, whose translation MKLPIANNSTIVRHLTQLARLFGRDITVVLLIQLCVAVASIVTPWIIGRSFDALNEPDPARAIRFNIVVLIVAVSVQSVLAGFGEYLSRALGQRFFHKLRIDLVNTVTHLPISTVESAGTGDLLGRTTADVDRIEYIVRVGISRIMMLVMQILVTVIAAFLIEWRVGFVVALSFIPVFYITRKYLRRTIAAYLASSALNAEMSGDITETVEHSATVDALRMGAYRTARTMVLLDEKWENERYSALMRAFFSFGMVIALFSPVILAVVWGAWLVGHSIVSVGAVIAVALYAQQLRGPVDELSWWIDEMQFASVSLARIFGVAEIHSDRVTEADLPIGEAIEIRDVSFSYRDGVEVLHDVDLDVKPGERLAIVGPSGAGKSTLGRLIAGINPPSAGHISIGGVEVSKIDEKRVHSYVALVTQENHVFVGTIAQNLRLAAPEARVERLWDALDVVDAQWARDLPDGLETTVGSGALELPPDHIQQLALARIVLLDPDIVILDEATSLLDPTAARSAERALARVLEGRTVISIAHRLYTAYDADRVCVMIDGKIAELGSHDELVALGGEYASLWETWQQD comes from the coding sequence ATGAAGCTACCAATAGCAAATAACTCAACAATTGTTCGTCATCTTACCCAGCTTGCCCGGCTTTTTGGACGCGATATCACCGTTGTGCTCCTCATCCAGCTGTGCGTTGCGGTAGCGAGCATTGTGACCCCATGGATAATCGGGCGCTCCTTCGACGCGCTCAATGAACCCGACCCAGCCCGTGCTATCCGATTCAACATCGTCGTCTTAATAGTTGCGGTGAGCGTGCAATCCGTATTGGCCGGTTTTGGGGAGTACCTTTCGCGCGCTCTCGGCCAGCGTTTCTTCCACAAGTTGCGTATCGATTTGGTCAACACCGTCACCCACTTACCGATTTCGACGGTGGAGTCAGCCGGTACCGGCGATTTACTAGGGCGAACGACGGCGGACGTAGACCGCATCGAATATATTGTTCGCGTTGGCATATCGCGTATCATGATGTTAGTCATGCAGATCCTTGTCACGGTGATTGCAGCATTTCTTATCGAATGGCGCGTCGGATTTGTGGTGGCGCTGTCCTTCATCCCGGTTTTCTATATCACTCGGAAGTATCTGCGCCGCACTATTGCTGCGTATCTGGCTTCTTCGGCACTGAATGCAGAAATGTCTGGCGATATCACTGAAACCGTCGAACATTCGGCAACTGTAGATGCCTTACGAATGGGGGCCTACCGCACAGCTCGAACTATGGTGTTACTCGACGAAAAATGGGAAAACGAACGCTACTCGGCGTTGATGCGCGCATTTTTCTCCTTCGGGATGGTTATCGCACTGTTTTCGCCCGTGATCTTGGCAGTAGTCTGGGGCGCCTGGCTCGTCGGGCACTCAATCGTGAGTGTGGGAGCGGTTATCGCTGTGGCTCTCTACGCCCAGCAGCTGCGCGGCCCGGTAGATGAACTGTCGTGGTGGATTGACGAAATGCAGTTTGCCTCAGTGTCACTGGCACGTATTTTCGGTGTGGCCGAAATCCACTCGGACCGAGTAACAGAAGCAGATCTGCCCATCGGCGAAGCAATCGAAATTCGAGATGTTTCGTTTTCCTACCGGGATGGGGTAGAAGTGCTCCACGATGTCGATCTAGATGTTAAACCTGGCGAACGCCTCGCGATTGTGGGTCCTTCCGGGGCCGGAAAATCTACCCTCGGACGCCTCATCGCTGGCATTAATCCGCCCTCGGCTGGTCATATTTCCATCGGCGGGGTAGAAGTGAGCAAGATCGACGAAAAGCGCGTCCACTCCTACGTTGCACTGGTCACTCAGGAAAACCATGTTTTTGTGGGAACAATTGCGCAAAACCTCCGTTTAGCAGCCCCAGAAGCCCGTGTGGAACGGTTGTGGGATGCGCTCGACGTCGTCGATGCACAATGGGCAAGAGATCTTCCTGACGGCTTAGAAACAACTGTTGGCTCCGGTGCCCTAGAGCTTCCCCCAGATCACATCCAACAATTAGCGCTGGCACGAATCGTTTTGCTCGATCCCGATATTGTTATTCTCGACGAAGCTACCTCACTGTTGGATCCAACCGCGGCGCGTTCGGCAGAGCGGGCACTTGCTCGAGTTTTGGAGGGTCGTACCGTGATCTCCATTGCCCACCGCCTCTACACCGCATACGACGCCGATCGGGTGTGCGTCATGATTGATGGAAAGATTGCTGAACTAGGCAGTCACGATGAGTTAGTTGCCTTAGGTGGGGAGTATGCGTCGCTGTGGGAAACCTGGCAACAAGACTAA
- a CDS encoding ABC transporter permease, which translates to MFKFIIRRLLNYLLLLAVAVTLAYFIAGTQLDPRSMLIEAEITSGKNVPYDEVVRTVDARLTGWNINPTDPILDRFVNWVGMISHWDWGYSPKGSSVNAEIANRVPISLQLVFLGFFIGIIGGVSLGAWAAVHQYTKRDRAISLGSMIIISTPAMVIAVFLQILATWANQSAGYQIFNFIGPTSAIPPSGFFPQLFDRAQHLLLPTISMAATSIATYSRIQRNLMLDTLGADYVRTARAKGVRFGTAIRKHALRTALIPIATYFAFGIATLILGAAITEQVYGWNGMGIYSVGTITGADINGTAAVVAFAGTFTLTGAFLSDVAISIVDPRVRVG; encoded by the coding sequence ATGTTTAAGTTCATCATACGGCGATTGCTGAATTACCTGCTTTTACTAGCAGTAGCGGTCACTCTTGCCTACTTTATTGCTGGCACGCAGCTCGATCCGCGCTCGATGCTCATCGAAGCTGAGATCACCTCAGGGAAGAACGTTCCTTACGATGAGGTTGTTCGTACAGTTGATGCACGCCTAACTGGGTGGAACATCAATCCCACTGACCCAATTTTGGATAGATTCGTTAACTGGGTCGGCATGATTAGCCACTGGGACTGGGGTTATTCTCCGAAAGGCAGTAGCGTGAACGCGGAAATTGCGAACCGAGTTCCCATCTCGCTTCAGCTTGTTTTCCTCGGCTTCTTCATCGGAATTATCGGTGGTGTTTCCCTTGGTGCGTGGGCAGCTGTCCACCAGTACACCAAGCGTGACCGTGCGATCTCGCTCGGTTCGATGATCATTATCTCCACCCCAGCGATGGTTATCGCGGTGTTCTTGCAGATCTTGGCAACATGGGCCAACCAATCTGCTGGTTATCAGATCTTCAACTTCATTGGGCCAACATCTGCGATCCCGCCATCTGGCTTCTTCCCGCAACTCTTTGATCGCGCCCAGCACTTGTTGCTACCAACGATCAGTATGGCAGCAACCTCAATCGCGACCTACTCGCGTATCCAGCGAAACCTCATGCTCGATACTCTCGGTGCTGACTACGTGCGCACCGCCCGAGCAAAAGGCGTTCGTTTCGGAACAGCAATTCGTAAGCACGCCCTACGAACTGCACTTATCCCGATCGCAACATACTTCGCATTTGGTATCGCCACCCTTATTCTCGGTGCGGCCATTACAGAACAGGTTTATGGTTGGAACGGAATGGGTATCTACTCCGTGGGTACTATTACCGGCGCCGATATTAATGGAACGGCAGCCGTTGTAGCCTTCGCGGGTACTTTCACCTTAACCGGTGCGTTCTTATCCGATGTTGCTATATCAATTGTTGATCCACGAGTAAGGGTAGGCTGA
- a CDS encoding ABC transporter family substrate-binding protein — MGIKKAGFALVAASALVLSACSGPASSESGSDDAGKATAALPASDYNKVDPADLKEGGTLRLAIAGLPTNFNSLHVNGNTTETSDIWGWANTGNFIYADDASWEVNKDFVESYDVSNKADGDAKMTVTLKLNPEAKWYDGTPINVADYQASWNACKSQDTGYDCASTDGWEHIISIEQGADEYEVVAKFKIEYPDWSAILGSRYAAAGMADQAMFNEGWATTDVNVLNKFVAGPFKFKSIDEGAKRVTLEQNEKWWGEKPKLDTITFSVLDTKAQPQAFANNELDVVDNVLEAAAYELIKGRQDADIKQSASTVWRHITLNSNAEALSDVKVRRAIQKGIDSADFLATDMAGLPVEGLDLSLGNHFFMPGQAGYEDHAVKFDPEGAMKDLEELGFKMNETTKLFEKDGKPLSFNFTRFPGIPASDNAAALLKEHMKAIGINVNFVDVPPAEFANVLEAGEFESVTFGWRGTPYPMANVGQIYGPGSASNFSKVDDPKIAEYVEKIAAETDNAKRVKLTNEVDKVIWDNVMTIPLYYRAKLMAIPSNLANYGATAFQTFLPEHVGYTK, encoded by the coding sequence ATGGGAATCAAGAAAGCAGGCTTCGCACTCGTCGCAGCCTCCGCGCTCGTTTTGAGCGCATGTTCGGGCCCGGCTTCGTCCGAATCCGGTTCTGATGACGCCGGCAAGGCAACCGCAGCCCTGCCAGCTTCAGACTACAACAAAGTCGATCCAGCAGATCTGAAAGAAGGCGGTACACTCCGTCTTGCAATTGCTGGCTTGCCAACAAACTTTAACTCACTCCACGTCAACGGCAACACCACTGAAACCAGTGACATTTGGGGCTGGGCAAACACCGGCAACTTTATTTACGCCGACGATGCTTCATGGGAAGTTAACAAAGACTTCGTAGAGTCATACGATGTTAGCAACAAGGCTGATGGTGACGCCAAGATGACCGTTACCCTCAAGCTCAACCCAGAAGCCAAGTGGTATGATGGCACGCCAATTAACGTTGCTGATTACCAGGCCAGCTGGAATGCGTGTAAGTCTCAAGATACCGGATACGATTGTGCATCAACCGATGGTTGGGAACACATCATTTCTATTGAGCAGGGCGCAGATGAGTACGAAGTCGTAGCTAAGTTCAAGATTGAGTACCCAGATTGGTCAGCTATATTGGGCTCTCGTTACGCCGCAGCTGGCATGGCTGATCAAGCCATGTTCAACGAAGGCTGGGCTACTACAGACGTTAACGTTCTAAACAAGTTCGTTGCCGGTCCATTCAAGTTCAAGAGCATTGACGAGGGCGCTAAGCGCGTTACCCTCGAGCAAAACGAAAAGTGGTGGGGCGAAAAGCCAAAGCTCGATACCATCACCTTCTCCGTTCTCGATACCAAGGCACAGCCACAGGCATTCGCCAACAACGAACTCGATGTAGTCGATAACGTTCTTGAAGCGGCAGCCTACGAACTTATCAAGGGCCGCCAAGATGCAGATATTAAGCAGTCGGCATCTACCGTTTGGCGTCACATCACCTTGAATTCCAATGCGGAAGCACTCTCTGATGTCAAGGTTCGCCGGGCAATTCAAAAGGGTATCGACTCTGCAGACTTCCTCGCCACCGACATGGCAGGTTTGCCAGTTGAAGGGCTTGACCTCTCCCTCGGAAACCACTTCTTCATGCCAGGTCAAGCAGGATACGAAGACCACGCAGTTAAGTTCGATCCAGAAGGCGCAATGAAGGATCTCGAAGAGCTCGGTTTCAAGATGAATGAAACCACTAAGCTTTTCGAAAAGGATGGAAAGCCACTTTCCTTCAACTTCACCCGCTTCCCAGGCATCCCAGCTTCAGACAATGCTGCAGCACTGCTCAAGGAGCACATGAAGGCTATTGGTATCAACGTCAACTTCGTTGATGTACCACCAGCAGAATTCGCAAACGTTCTTGAAGCTGGCGAATTCGAATCAGTTACCTTCGGCTGGCGTGGAACGCCATACCCGATGGCAAACGTTGGACAGATCTACGGCCCAGGTTCGGCCTCGAACTTCTCAAAGGTTGACGATCCAAAGATCGCTGAATACGTTGAGAAGATTGCTGCTGAAACCGATAACGCCAAGCGCGTTAAGCTCACCAACGAAGTCGATAAGGTTATCTGGGATAACGTTATGACCATCCCGTTGTACTACCGCGCTAAGTTGATGGCAATTCCGTCGAATCTCGCAAACTACGGTGCAACCGCGTTCCAGACATTCTTGCCTGAGCACGTTGGCTACACCAAGTAA
- a CDS encoding ABC transporter permease, translated as MVTQAEIDAVQAQLTKDADIRMENAVRYSRGQLIRRRFLRNKTAVFGVFMLIGVVALALFGSYISQWDYLTRDRTAPLQGPSGNHWFGTDNRGRDIFALTIEGLRTSLMIGFSVAFLQTSWAALFGSSIAYFGRWIDKVGSWIIDLMLVIPSFLLIAVINQRLSGQSSSVVVLIILLALFGWMLTARVVRSLTMSVKSLDYVHAAQYMSVPPFFVIIRHIIPNISSLLIIDFTLGIAGAVLSETTLSYFGLGIKDPQISLGALIGQGQASALTHSWLFVPPALVLVFMLVSVNFIGDGLRDAIDPTSKSGGKA; from the coding sequence ATGGTCACACAGGCCGAAATCGACGCTGTCCAAGCTCAGCTGACTAAAGACGCAGATATTCGCATGGAAAATGCCGTGCGTTATTCTCGTGGCCAACTTATTCGCCGTCGTTTCTTGCGCAACAAGACAGCCGTCTTCGGCGTATTTATGTTGATCGGCGTGGTCGCGTTAGCCCTATTTGGCTCCTATATCAGCCAGTGGGATTACCTGACCCGTGACCGTACCGCGCCACTGCAAGGACCAAGTGGCAACCACTGGTTCGGTACAGATAATCGCGGACGCGACATCTTCGCCCTCACTATCGAAGGCCTACGCACCTCACTCATGATCGGTTTTTCGGTTGCGTTCTTGCAAACCAGCTGGGCCGCGCTCTTTGGTTCTTCGATCGCCTACTTTGGTCGCTGGATCGACAAAGTCGGTTCATGGATTATCGATTTGATGCTCGTTATTCCGTCCTTCTTGCTCATCGCTGTTATCAACCAGCGCCTGAGCGGGCAGTCGAGCTCGGTCGTCGTATTGATCATCTTGCTGGCCCTGTTTGGTTGGATGCTCACCGCGCGAGTGGTTCGATCCTTGACGATGTCTGTCAAGAGCTTGGATTACGTCCACGCCGCACAGTACATGTCGGTGCCACCGTTCTTCGTTATTATTCGTCACATTATTCCCAACATTTCTTCGTTGTTGATTATTGACTTTACGCTTGGGATTGCCGGTGCTGTGTTGTCCGAAACCACGCTGTCCTACTTCGGACTGGGTATTAAGGATCCGCAGATCTCTCTCGGTGCCCTTATCGGCCAAGGCCAGGCCTCGGCATTGACGCATTCCTGGCTCTTCGTGCCACCAGCACTCGTGCTTGTTTTCATGCTCGTCTCAGTGAACTTCATTGGTGACGGATTGCGCGATGCTATTGATCCAACGTCTAAGTCTGGAGGAAAAGCATGA
- a CDS encoding PH domain-containing protein, with translation MNVIIRGEGGHFWAYLLWAFSALILTASTINGGLAEFFFALPLCLFLSFIGWVGWWNPRLEVTADGLYVTNIFREHLISWADFAEAQNRWGLYIFTRSEKKIPVWALPSRVGLLHNSWRDRKKATPEAIDWKAAESRSYVLPVTFVADSLNIRNHAIRSDASLRRRLAPHLNGWKPGTTSRLLPVPIIGSLALLIATIAMFTWR, from the coding sequence ATGAACGTGATTATCCGTGGCGAAGGCGGGCATTTTTGGGCCTACCTTCTGTGGGCTTTCTCCGCACTTATCCTAACTGCATCAACGATTAACGGCGGACTAGCAGAGTTTTTCTTTGCCCTACCACTGTGCTTATTCCTCAGCTTCATAGGCTGGGTCGGCTGGTGGAATCCGCGCCTAGAGGTCACCGCAGACGGCCTATATGTGACCAATATCTTCCGCGAACACCTCATCTCCTGGGCCGATTTCGCTGAAGCACAAAACCGTTGGGGTCTCTACATTTTCACCCGCTCGGAGAAGAAAATTCCGGTGTGGGCTTTGCCTAGCCGAGTCGGATTACTACATAACTCATGGCGGGACCGCAAAAAAGCCACCCCTGAGGCAATCGACTGGAAAGCCGCAGAATCACGCTCTTATGTGCTACCTGTAACTTTCGTCGCAGATTCGTTAAATATCCGCAATCACGCTATTCGCTCTGATGCCTCCCTGCGCCGTCGCCTCGCCCCGCATCTAAATGGATGGAAACCTGGCACGACGAGCCGATTGCTACCAGTGCCTATCATCGGCTCGCTAGCGTTGCTTATAGCAACAATTGCTATGTTTACCTGGCGCTAG
- the lipB gene encoding lipoyl(octanoyl) transferase LipB, producing MQIINLLHRGPLPYMSVDALQRYLHEKVASLHAPDTLIIWEAQDTYTAGRRTQVQDIPDTNVPVIAMDRGGSVTYHGPGQLVIYPIVKVRPPQDVVAFVRTTEQALIEAVQTWDINAKTVAGRSGVWIDAQYMPTGLESKLCAIGIKFAQETTMHGMALNVSTDLEQFMRVRPCGITDAGVTSLAQLGLQKSLAHTAELLIPYLSHSYQQFLARPEPEIHYHQAPDQLLEEAEHFLPPVPERTGVAWKPTVEHKEA from the coding sequence GTGCAGATCATAAATCTATTACATCGCGGCCCACTGCCCTATATGTCAGTGGACGCTTTACAGCGGTATTTACACGAAAAAGTCGCGTCACTCCACGCTCCGGACACGTTGATTATATGGGAAGCACAAGATACCTACACCGCCGGTCGGCGCACCCAAGTACAAGACATTCCAGACACTAATGTTCCAGTGATCGCCATGGATCGCGGTGGTTCAGTCACATACCATGGTCCTGGCCAACTCGTGATTTATCCCATTGTTAAAGTTCGTCCGCCACAAGACGTCGTCGCGTTTGTGCGCACCACCGAGCAGGCCCTCATCGAGGCAGTCCAGACGTGGGATATTAACGCAAAAACAGTTGCCGGACGCTCTGGGGTATGGATTGACGCTCAGTACATGCCCACCGGTTTAGAATCCAAACTTTGTGCGATCGGGATTAAGTTTGCTCAAGAAACGACGATGCACGGCATGGCCTTGAACGTATCGACCGATCTGGAACAGTTTATGCGCGTGAGACCGTGCGGCATTACTGACGCAGGTGTGACTTCACTTGCCCAACTTGGCTTACAGAAATCATTGGCTCACACAGCTGAGCTCCTCATACCTTACTTATCACATAGCTATCAGCAATTCCTGGCGCGCCCAGAACCTGAAATTCACTATCATCAGGCACCAGATCAGCTCTTAGAAGAAGCTGAGCATTTTCTACCTCCGGTACCTGAGCGAACCGGCGTAGCATGGAAACCGACCGTAGAACACAAGGAGGCATAG